One Gimesia aquarii DNA segment encodes these proteins:
- a CDS encoding GNAT family N-acetyltransferase — MNIQVANYDSDRDLEAVKRLWHEIGWLRDNSETEQTLLQTELDLGPVRVARIEDATESIAMGANAILQYMDSELPLAAVTGVGTSWVARKRGLARRVTARLIADMAAEGAALSMLGIFDQGYYDRLGFGTGSYDHRVSVQPQDLCVPLPQRAPNRLSSADWEEMHACRMRRMKRHGYVTFTSPTATQCESIRDDRFGFGFRDKANEALTHYLWCRTDDFESGPYHVISMVYENHRQLLELLGTLKSLEDQVQLVTLFEPPDIQLQDLVSRPFYRLATLNEGKFGTGIRSYAVWQARICNLHACLKETRLECEPLRFNLDLKDPIAEFLDDTQPWRGVAGQYVVTLANESEVEQGNVANLPTLTATVGAFTRLWLGVRPATGLVATDQLNGPPELLTQLDSAFRLPAPSWDWHF, encoded by the coding sequence ATGAATATTCAAGTCGCCAACTACGACTCCGATCGCGACTTGGAAGCGGTCAAGCGGCTTTGGCATGAAATCGGTTGGCTGCGCGACAATTCCGAAACAGAGCAAACGCTTCTGCAAACGGAGTTGGACCTCGGACCGGTCCGGGTTGCCCGCATTGAGGATGCTACCGAGTCGATCGCCATGGGAGCGAACGCGATACTGCAATATATGGATTCGGAACTGCCACTGGCAGCGGTCACCGGAGTCGGCACAAGTTGGGTGGCCCGCAAGAGAGGACTCGCCCGCCGCGTAACAGCCCGACTCATAGCAGATATGGCCGCTGAAGGGGCAGCATTGAGTATGCTTGGGATCTTCGACCAAGGCTATTACGATCGGCTGGGTTTCGGCACAGGGAGCTACGACCACCGGGTATCCGTGCAACCACAGGACCTGTGCGTTCCACTTCCTCAGAGGGCACCGAACCGGCTTTCGTCAGCTGACTGGGAAGAGATGCATGCGTGCCGCATGCGGCGAATGAAGCGACACGGGTACGTCACCTTTACTTCACCTACTGCTACACAATGTGAGTCCATTCGCGACGATCGATTTGGATTCGGCTTTAGAGATAAAGCAAACGAAGCGTTGACTCACTATCTCTGGTGCCGCACCGATGATTTCGAGTCGGGTCCGTATCATGTCATTTCGATGGTCTATGAAAACCACAGGCAACTTTTGGAATTGCTCGGCACACTTAAGAGCCTGGAAGACCAGGTCCAGTTGGTCACGCTGTTCGAGCCACCAGATATTCAGTTGCAAGATCTAGTGTCGCGCCCGTTTTATCGCCTTGCCACATTAAACGAAGGGAAGTTTGGCACCGGCATCCGCAGCTACGCTGTTTGGCAGGCACGCATCTGTAATCTACACGCTTGTCTAAAAGAGACGCGACTGGAATGTGAACCACTACGCTTCAATCTCGATTTGAAAGATCCAATCGCCGAATTCCTTGACGACACCCAGCCATGGCGCGGCGTGGCCGGGCAGTACGTTGTGACACTTGCGAACGAATCGGAAGTCGAGCAAGGGAACGTAGCCAACCTGCCAACACTCACTGCAACAGTCGGCGCGTTCACGCGCCTGTGGCTGGGTGTGCGACCTGCAACCGGTCTGGTGGCAACCGATCAGCTAAACGGTCCCCCTGAGTTGCTTACCCAACTCGACTCTGCATTTCGGCTACCTGCCCCCTCCTGGGACTGGCATTTCTAA
- a CDS encoding cis-3-hydroxy-L-proline dehydratase, with the protein MKISRIKVYQVDLPLLEGKYSWSEGKSVDVFDSTVVEVETDLGITGYGEVCPLGPVYLPAYARGVRAGIEELAPALLGEDPRQLLVINHKMDRVLKGHPYVKSAIDIACWDLLGQLTGMPVCDLLGGRYGEDITLYRAISQRPAEEMAENIAQYRAEGYRRFQLKVGGHPDDDIARIRAAREVLEPEDKLVADANTGWLMHEAMRVVNAVKDIDVYIEQPCLTYNECLSIRRNTTLPFVLDEVIDSTAAILQGASDSAMDVVNIKISKFGGLTRAKQARDLCVSLGIAMTLEDSWGGDIVTAAIAHLAQGTPPEFQFTSTDFNSYVTTSIAEGAPQRVGGRMSASTSPGLGIRPRMDVLGDPVWTSD; encoded by the coding sequence GTGAAAATTTCGCGAATCAAGGTTTACCAGGTGGACTTACCTTTGCTGGAAGGAAAATACAGTTGGTCTGAGGGAAAAAGTGTTGATGTGTTTGACTCGACTGTTGTCGAAGTTGAGACAGATCTTGGGATTACCGGCTACGGCGAAGTCTGCCCGCTGGGTCCGGTCTATCTTCCCGCTTATGCACGAGGTGTCCGCGCGGGGATTGAAGAGTTGGCACCTGCACTTCTCGGCGAAGATCCCCGGCAATTACTCGTCATCAATCATAAGATGGATCGGGTGCTGAAAGGGCACCCCTACGTCAAGTCCGCCATCGATATCGCATGCTGGGATCTGCTGGGGCAGTTAACAGGAATGCCAGTTTGCGATCTGCTCGGTGGTCGCTATGGCGAAGATATCACCCTGTACCGGGCAATTTCGCAACGTCCGGCCGAAGAAATGGCGGAAAACATTGCACAATACCGTGCCGAGGGATATCGACGTTTTCAGTTGAAAGTAGGAGGCCACCCCGATGACGATATTGCCCGTATTCGTGCAGCTCGGGAAGTACTGGAACCGGAAGACAAACTCGTGGCTGATGCCAACACCGGCTGGTTAATGCATGAAGCGATGCGTGTGGTGAATGCGGTGAAAGATATCGACGTGTATATCGAGCAACCCTGTCTGACCTACAATGAGTGCCTCAGTATCCGCCGCAATACCACGTTGCCGTTTGTGCTGGACGAAGTGATCGACTCCACGGCGGCCATTCTTCAAGGCGCATCCGATAGTGCCATGGATGTCGTTAATATTAAGATCAGCAAATTTGGTGGATTGACACGCGCCAAGCAGGCGCGCGACTTGTGTGTCTCACTGGGGATTGCAATGACGCTGGAAGACAGTTGGGGCGGCGACATCGTCACCGCTGCCATCGCGCATCTGGCGCAAGGAACACCTCCCGAATTTCAGTTTACATCCACCGACTTTAACAGCTATGTAACAACGTCAATCGCCGAAGGAGCCCCCCAACGCGTCGGCGGACGCATGTCCGCTTCGACAAGTCCGGGTCTCGGGATTCGACCAAGGATGGACGTGCTGGGCGATCCAGTATGGACCAGCGATTAA
- a CDS encoding DUF1559 domain-containing protein, producing the protein MITCHKCRKQLQHRNGFTLIELLVVIAIIGILVSLILPAVQQARAAARRAQCKNHLKQLGLALHNFASTYDGDFPLIGIHSGDPGEYRSWAITLLPYLEQKNIYESLKQNPAFDLSNVTIPVYTCPDDSSASGVPGELTYVVNFGYTGRSSINSAPIGVGFIQKPSFVHPSVPFSVIATNRHNTETADGGWGTGMFWSDKHVNLSHVNVGDGTSNTVAMTENLYAGSFSHNVIYSGSSLPVSGSPGLCNVAFGIGDDGIQLQGESSAGNDTAFPTSLQIISTDLERYGINAAVSHSAGGSHGLMPAPNSRHTGGVNMLWVDGRVTFVSENINQEVYAMSLTWNGASQGEGTSGQY; encoded by the coding sequence ATGATAACTTGTCACAAATGTCGGAAGCAGTTGCAGCATCGAAATGGTTTCACACTAATTGAACTTCTCGTCGTCATCGCAATTATCGGAATTCTTGTCTCGCTGATTTTGCCTGCGGTTCAGCAGGCGCGCGCAGCCGCACGACGGGCTCAATGCAAGAATCATTTGAAGCAATTGGGGCTGGCGTTACACAATTTTGCATCGACTTACGACGGCGACTTTCCGTTGATAGGAATTCACTCCGGTGACCCAGGTGAGTATCGTTCGTGGGCGATCACGCTGCTGCCGTACCTCGAACAGAAAAACATTTATGAATCCTTGAAGCAAAACCCGGCATTCGATTTGAGCAACGTTACCATCCCTGTTTACACATGTCCCGATGACAGCTCGGCATCAGGTGTACCAGGAGAATTGACATACGTGGTCAATTTTGGCTACACGGGGCGCAGTTCGATCAACTCGGCCCCGATCGGAGTCGGATTCATTCAAAAGCCTAGTTTTGTGCATCCAAGTGTCCCGTTTAGTGTCATCGCGACAAACCGCCATAATACAGAGACGGCCGACGGCGGATGGGGGACAGGAATGTTCTGGTCTGACAAGCATGTGAACCTCTCGCACGTCAACGTTGGCGATGGTACGTCGAACACGGTTGCGATGACAGAAAATCTGTATGCTGGCAGTTTCTCGCATAATGTGATCTACTCCGGCAGCAGTCTCCCGGTCTCCGGGAGTCCCGGCCTGTGTAATGTCGCGTTCGGTATTGGTGACGACGGCATCCAACTGCAAGGTGAATCGTCTGCTGGTAACGACACGGCATTTCCAACCTCGCTGCAGATTATCTCAACCGATCTGGAGCGTTATGGAATTAACGCGGCTGTTTCACATTCCGCCGGTGGATCGCACGGCTTGATGCCGGCGCCCAATTCACGGCATACCGGCGGTGTAAACATGCTGTGGGTTGACGGTCGCGTGACTTTCGTCAGTGAGAATATTAACCAGGAAGTTTATGCGATGTCACTGACGTGGAACGGTGCCAGCCAGGGCGAAGGGACTTCCGGGCAATATTGA
- a CDS encoding M24 family metallopeptidase, translating into MSKDYIAARQKKLNSLLKRMGVEALLVTSETNVTYLTGFGGDSSYLLIGKAQTVLISDARYTIQIEEECPGLDVYIRPSTESMTTALEKVLKKAHLEKVGFESHVVTCSLLDSLSGITPAIQWTPLDSFVEELRMVKDASEIEETRKAVQQAQQGFGVLRAILTKDMTELQGAHELEHAMRRFGARQAAFDPIVAAGERAALPHAIPSEKRIGESPFLLVDWGAMTQKGYRSDLTRMIIHGRPTSKLEKVYNTVLKAQCAAIEAIGPGVTCKKVDSVARKIIDKAGFGKYFSHGLGHGIGLDIHEGPRLGANQSTELKPGMIVTVEPGIYLSGWGGVRIEDDVLVTRDGHETLTSVPKEFESSLL; encoded by the coding sequence ATGAGTAAAGACTATATCGCCGCCAGACAGAAAAAATTGAATTCACTCCTGAAACGCATGGGAGTCGAAGCACTGTTAGTCACCAGTGAAACGAATGTGACCTATCTTACCGGTTTTGGGGGGGATTCCAGCTACTTATTAATTGGAAAAGCGCAAACCGTTCTGATCAGCGATGCCCGATATACGATTCAAATCGAGGAGGAATGTCCCGGTCTGGATGTTTACATTCGCCCGTCCACCGAGTCGATGACAACGGCTCTGGAAAAAGTCTTGAAAAAAGCACATTTGGAAAAGGTTGGATTCGAAAGCCATGTTGTGACCTGTTCGCTCTTAGACTCTTTGAGTGGTATCACACCTGCCATCCAGTGGACCCCCCTTGACAGTTTTGTCGAAGAGCTACGGATGGTGAAAGATGCTTCGGAAATCGAGGAAACCCGCAAAGCCGTTCAACAGGCACAACAGGGCTTCGGTGTCTTGCGCGCCATCCTGACGAAGGACATGACCGAGCTGCAGGGGGCACACGAATTAGAACATGCCATGCGACGTTTCGGGGCTCGACAAGCAGCCTTCGATCCCATCGTCGCAGCGGGCGAGCGGGCAGCGTTACCGCATGCGATACCGTCCGAGAAACGAATTGGGGAATCTCCTTTTTTGCTGGTCGACTGGGGCGCTATGACCCAAAAAGGATATCGAAGCGATCTGACGCGTATGATCATCCACGGTCGACCTACAAGCAAGTTGGAAAAAGTTTACAACACGGTTTTGAAGGCGCAGTGTGCTGCCATCGAAGCCATAGGACCGGGAGTGACATGTAAAAAGGTCGATTCCGTCGCAAGAAAAATCATCGACAAAGCAGGATTTGGAAAATACTTTTCGCATGGACTGGGGCACGGCATCGGTCTCGACATTCACGAAGGTCCGCGTCTCGGAGCCAACCAGTCCACAGAACTCAAGCCGGGCATGATTGTGACCGTGGAGCCAGGCATCTACCTGTCAGGCTGGGGAGGCGTACGCATTGAAGACGACGTACTCGTGACCCGCGACGGGCATGAAACACTTACCAGTGTGCCGAAGGAGTTTGAGTCTTCCCTGTTGTAA
- a CDS encoding heavy metal translocating P-type ATPase — protein sequence MDQNQDEQIFKIQDMDCVEEVSVLKREISPLVGGEEYLFFDILNRRMTVKPSTQPVSAEAVIQAINETGMRAEIWDAEKQQAESGSFWSKQGRSLLTGLSGVMMCSAFLTHIILAGSFSAALGAEETVNASMPLPVRLQYLAAIITGIWFVLPKAWFALKRLRPDMNLLMCIAVIGALFIDEWFEAAAVAFLFAFSQLLEAWSVGRARKAVAALMDLTTPIARIRDEQGNETTVTPESVEVDTIFLIRPGEKIPLDGRVVKGESEVNQAPITGESIPIMKQVDDEIFAGTINGDGLLEAKCTKLAEDTILSQIIRMVGEAQTRRAPSEVWVEKFAKVYTPIVMAAALLILLTLPPLLQISWHDSLYRSLVLLVIACPCALVISTPVSIVASLAAAARNGVLIKGGEFVEAPSKLKALALDKTGTLTQGRPVVTKIVPLNGHTESELLERAAALEAHSNHPLAVAILDAVEKQNVKYQPAEDYQIIQGKGATALINGREFWLGSHRYLEERNEETPEVHRQLEALSNAGQTVVVVGNETHVCGFIALADRVRETSADVIRDLHHEGVKQLVMLTGDNAGTAQAVAEEVGMDTVHSELLPEDKLTVMESLVEEFEYVAMVGDGVNDAPAMSRSTLGIAMGAAGSDVAIESADIALMTDDLTKIPWLIGHSHRTLRIIRQNIIFALSIKVLFMLLMVFDQASLWAAIAADMGASLLVIFNGLRLLQTPATTKLKEV from the coding sequence ATGGACCAGAACCAAGACGAACAAATCTTTAAAATCCAGGACATGGATTGTGTCGAAGAAGTTTCCGTGTTGAAACGGGAAATTTCCCCACTCGTCGGTGGAGAGGAATATCTGTTTTTTGACATTCTCAATCGAAGAATGACAGTCAAGCCATCAACGCAACCTGTTTCTGCGGAAGCAGTGATTCAAGCCATCAATGAAACCGGGATGCGGGCCGAGATCTGGGATGCAGAGAAACAACAAGCGGAATCCGGTTCATTCTGGTCGAAACAGGGACGCTCTCTACTGACTGGCTTGAGCGGTGTGATGATGTGCTCAGCGTTTCTGACTCATATCATTTTAGCAGGCAGTTTCAGCGCTGCCCTGGGTGCGGAAGAAACGGTCAACGCATCAATGCCGTTGCCTGTCCGTCTGCAATATCTGGCAGCCATCATCACAGGAATCTGGTTTGTGCTGCCTAAAGCCTGGTTTGCATTAAAGCGATTACGACCGGATATGAATCTGTTGATGTGCATCGCTGTGATTGGAGCGCTATTTATAGATGAGTGGTTTGAAGCCGCGGCTGTCGCGTTTCTGTTCGCCTTCTCACAACTGCTGGAAGCCTGGAGTGTGGGTCGTGCACGCAAAGCAGTCGCGGCGTTAATGGACCTGACAACTCCGATTGCCCGTATTCGCGATGAGCAAGGAAACGAAACGACGGTCACACCCGAGTCTGTGGAAGTCGATACGATTTTTCTCATCCGACCGGGCGAAAAAATTCCGTTGGACGGCCGAGTGGTAAAAGGGGAAAGCGAAGTCAATCAGGCGCCCATTACAGGCGAATCGATCCCCATCATGAAACAAGTTGATGATGAAATTTTCGCAGGGACGATTAATGGGGACGGCCTGCTGGAAGCGAAATGTACCAAACTGGCGGAAGATACCATCCTTTCACAAATCATTCGCATGGTGGGAGAAGCGCAGACTCGCCGTGCGCCATCGGAAGTTTGGGTCGAAAAATTCGCTAAAGTTTATACACCAATTGTCATGGCGGCAGCATTGTTGATTTTGCTGACTCTGCCGCCTCTATTGCAAATTAGCTGGCACGATTCGCTTTATCGATCACTTGTGCTGTTAGTCATTGCCTGTCCTTGTGCACTTGTGATCTCCACGCCGGTCAGCATCGTGGCTTCGCTCGCAGCAGCAGCCCGGAATGGGGTGCTGATTAAAGGGGGCGAATTTGTTGAAGCACCTTCCAAATTGAAAGCGTTAGCGCTGGACAAAACAGGTACGCTCACACAAGGCAGACCTGTCGTCACCAAAATTGTTCCGTTGAACGGTCACACCGAATCAGAGTTACTTGAACGGGCCGCCGCACTGGAAGCGCACAGTAATCACCCTCTGGCGGTAGCAATTCTGGACGCGGTTGAAAAACAGAATGTCAAATATCAGCCGGCGGAAGACTACCAGATTATTCAAGGTAAAGGCGCAACGGCGCTGATTAATGGGCGAGAATTCTGGCTGGGCTCTCATCGCTACCTGGAAGAGCGAAATGAAGAAACTCCCGAAGTACACCGGCAGCTTGAGGCGCTTTCGAACGCTGGTCAAACCGTAGTCGTTGTCGGGAATGAAACTCATGTCTGTGGTTTCATCGCTTTAGCAGATCGTGTGCGCGAGACATCGGCGGATGTGATTCGCGACCTACACCATGAGGGTGTAAAACAGCTTGTCATGCTGACGGGTGACAACGCGGGCACTGCTCAAGCGGTTGCTGAAGAAGTGGGTATGGATACCGTGCATTCCGAATTACTGCCGGAAGATAAGCTCACCGTCATGGAATCGCTGGTGGAAGAATTCGAGTACGTGGCGATGGTCGGTGATGGCGTGAATGACGCGCCCGCAATGAGTCGTTCGACTTTAGGAATTGCGATGGGAGCCGCTGGCAGTGATGTCGCCATCGAATCGGCTGACATCGCATTAATGACAGATGACCTGACCAAAATCCCGTGGCTGATTGGTCACTCGCACCGTACGTTGCGCATTATTCGTCAGAACATCATCTTTGCGTTGAGTATCAAAGTGTTATTCATGCTGTTGATGGTCTTTGACCAAGCCTCGTTGTGGGCAGCCATCGCCGCCGACATGGGGGCTTCACTGCTCGTCATATTCAATGGCCTGCGTTTGCTCCAGACGCCGGCAACGACAAAGCTGAAAGAAGTGTGA
- a CDS encoding type I 3-dehydroquinate dehydratase, with protein sequence MICTSVTPESRSFAKVDILNAAAQSDLVELCLDRLIKTPDIGDLIAGFDVPILVSCRRPEEGGSFKGTESERINLLKQAIIAEPAYIELDLETAQQIPRFGKTKRVISYTSLMKPLAAVDDIFDEMEDAKADIIKFTWPTPTLQTAWPLLAAISQKREIPVVGLGLGAAGITFSLLGLKYGSPWIYAALEKGMEAFEGQPTLAELDEVYHHKKISAKTRFIGVAGLGIAERRTVEVFNKASEQLGLDFICLPLMINDFKQVHKMLGILKIRSLVVSPRMGEFILPLAEHLEESSQATGYGDLQLNQPDGWHAYDTVRRSAVKSLEATFEEHATGSTSAFQRKNILVLGSSGLTKAIVYSLVQQGAVVSVASGNDKAAQAIARMFDVRYVPFANLYDTLSDVVIQTDPELKLGPGKTEFNPAYLRETMTVMDISQLPEETELIREAEGRGCEVVDVNEVYRKQLNQIFKAITGSEIPEAVFESRSEYTK encoded by the coding sequence ATGATTTGTACCTCCGTGACTCCCGAATCCCGTAGCTTTGCCAAAGTGGATATTCTAAATGCTGCTGCACAATCTGATTTGGTGGAGCTCTGCCTGGATCGGTTGATTAAAACCCCCGATATTGGAGACTTGATCGCCGGCTTCGATGTACCCATTCTGGTTTCCTGTCGTCGACCCGAGGAGGGAGGGTCTTTCAAAGGGACCGAGTCAGAACGGATCAATCTACTGAAGCAGGCCATCATCGCAGAACCTGCTTATATCGAACTAGATCTGGAGACCGCTCAACAGATTCCGCGATTCGGAAAAACGAAACGTGTTATTAGCTATACGAGTTTAATGAAACCGTTGGCTGCGGTAGATGATATCTTTGATGAAATGGAAGATGCCAAGGCAGATATCATTAAATTCACCTGGCCGACTCCCACCTTGCAAACGGCCTGGCCTTTACTCGCTGCGATCAGCCAGAAACGGGAGATTCCGGTGGTCGGTTTAGGGCTGGGAGCCGCAGGCATCACCTTTTCATTACTCGGTTTGAAGTATGGGTCTCCCTGGATCTATGCTGCTCTGGAAAAAGGGATGGAAGCCTTCGAAGGGCAACCGACCTTGGCAGAATTAGATGAAGTCTATCATCACAAAAAAATCTCAGCCAAAACACGCTTTATCGGTGTTGCCGGTTTAGGTATCGCAGAACGACGCACAGTGGAAGTCTTCAATAAAGCTTCAGAACAGTTGGGGCTGGATTTTATTTGCCTGCCACTGATGATTAATGATTTCAAACAAGTTCATAAAATGCTGGGGATTCTAAAAATTCGCTCATTAGTGGTGAGCCCGCGTATGGGAGAATTTATTTTACCGCTGGCAGAGCATCTGGAAGAATCATCACAAGCGACCGGTTACGGGGATTTGCAACTCAATCAGCCAGATGGTTGGCACGCTTACGATACAGTGCGGCGGAGTGCAGTGAAAAGTCTCGAAGCCACCTTTGAAGAGCATGCGACAGGATCAACGAGTGCCTTCCAGCGTAAAAATATTCTCGTCCTGGGTAGCAGTGGTTTAACAAAAGCCATCGTTTATAGCCTGGTGCAACAGGGCGCTGTTGTCAGTGTTGCTTCGGGTAACGACAAAGCAGCCCAGGCAATCGCGCGTATGTTTGATGTTCGTTATGTCCCGTTTGCCAATTTATACGATACTCTTTCTGACGTCGTCATTCAGACCGACCCTGAATTAAAACTGGGACCTGGCAAGACCGAATTTAATCCTGCATACCTTCGCGAAACAATGACTGTGATGGATATCAGTCAGCTGCCCGAAGAAACGGAACTCATTCGCGAAGCCGAGGGCAGAGGGTGTGAAGTCGTCGATGTAAACGAAGTATACCGCAAACAGCTCAATCAGATTTTCAAAGCGATTACGGGATCGGAAATTCCAGAAGCAGTCTTTGAAAGTCGCAGCGAGTATACAAAGTAA
- a CDS encoding porin, whose amino-acid sequence MRTFIKFAGFLLLLGTIFRSQSSFAEDTKISSDKLERLLERLEAAESRIQELEKTKAQPSAPAKATVLPPQLEKVGGSLDESDEMLINSFRNAEGDPALESRLSTLEEDWKKFSESEQAKKAKDASKVTTLKVFGRIHLDGWNFSDSTPGIAAFNNPADPADPENRFEFRRLRIGVSGDIKDNMLYKFEYDFGNPGDPAFKDVYIGWKDLPVFQTLLIGNQKRPLGMDHLNSSRYNTFLERPLVIEAFNEDARRLGIAAYGVSEDETWNWRYGIYNLENIASDGTYVGDAGQMSVNGRLAGTPWYDETSGGRGYLHLGIADMWAHPDGDVVEPSSDNNEARFRTRPEARTGSVRWLNTGRIAGADWFNTLGFEFMLNIGSFSVVSEYQVTNVGRGNDGPDLTFDGAYVQAAYFLTGEYQPINRRTGTIARVKPLENFFLVNTCDDGKAGGWGAWQIAARYSYLNLTDADITGGDERNFTFGMVWWWNSHARLQFNYIHAQIDDRGPIDGFTGGRSNIFGARFMVDF is encoded by the coding sequence ATGCGCACGTTCATTAAATTTGCAGGGTTTCTACTTCTCTTAGGAACGATCTTCCGTTCTCAGAGTAGCTTTGCTGAAGACACTAAAATCAGTTCTGATAAATTGGAAAGATTACTCGAGCGATTAGAGGCCGCCGAGAGTCGAATTCAGGAACTGGAGAAAACCAAGGCTCAACCATCAGCGCCAGCAAAAGCCACGGTGTTACCACCCCAACTGGAAAAAGTGGGAGGCAGTCTTGATGAGTCAGATGAAATGCTCATTAACAGTTTTCGTAATGCCGAAGGAGACCCCGCACTGGAAAGTCGCCTGTCGACTCTTGAAGAGGACTGGAAGAAATTCAGTGAGTCCGAACAGGCGAAAAAGGCAAAAGATGCTTCCAAAGTTACGACCCTAAAAGTCTTCGGTCGAATTCATTTAGATGGATGGAATTTCTCTGATAGTACACCGGGGATTGCTGCCTTTAATAATCCGGCAGACCCAGCCGATCCAGAAAACCGTTTTGAATTTCGTCGTTTGCGTATCGGTGTTTCCGGTGATATTAAAGATAACATGCTCTATAAATTCGAGTACGACTTTGGTAATCCCGGAGATCCTGCATTCAAAGATGTTTATATCGGATGGAAGGACCTACCCGTCTTTCAGACGCTCTTGATTGGTAACCAGAAGCGTCCCCTGGGTATGGATCACCTTAATAGTAGTCGTTACAACACGTTCTTGGAACGTCCTCTGGTAATCGAAGCATTCAATGAAGATGCCCGACGTTTGGGGATCGCCGCTTATGGTGTTTCTGAAGACGAAACCTGGAACTGGCGCTATGGTATTTATAATTTGGAGAATATTGCCAGTGATGGAACCTATGTTGGTGATGCAGGGCAAATGAGTGTGAACGGTCGTTTGGCAGGAACTCCCTGGTATGATGAAACCTCTGGCGGTCGTGGCTACTTGCATCTGGGGATTGCCGATATGTGGGCTCATCCGGATGGAGACGTGGTAGAACCCAGTTCTGATAACAACGAAGCCCGGTTTCGAACTCGACCCGAAGCACGTACGGGAAGTGTGCGTTGGTTAAATACAGGTCGAATTGCCGGAGCAGACTGGTTTAATACGCTCGGTTTCGAATTCATGTTGAACATCGGATCGTTCTCAGTTGTGAGTGAATACCAGGTTACCAATGTGGGACGTGGTAATGATGGACCCGATCTCACTTTCGATGGTGCATATGTGCAAGCAGCCTACTTCCTGACAGGTGAGTACCAGCCCATCAATCGTAGAACAGGTACTATTGCTCGTGTGAAACCTTTGGAAAACTTTTTCTTAGTCAACACCTGCGATGATGGCAAAGCCGGTGGTTGGGGGGCCTGGCAGATTGCTGCTCGCTATTCTTACCTCAACTTAACTGATGCTGATATCACTGGTGGTGACGAACGCAACTTCACGTTTGGTATGGTTTGGTGGTGGAATTCGCATGCCCGCCTGCAGTTCAACTATATCCATGCTCAAATTGACGATCGTGGTCCGATTGATGGCTTCACCGGTGGTCGGTCAAACATCTTTGGAGCACGATTCATGGTTGACTTCTAA
- a CDS encoding ZIP family metal transporter codes for MKPLSHFKNDVKLTLLLMTIPLVLFLIAPGFFVSQPTLAAEHTHPHTESENTSESSTVANADTKAPISIMWAYTLLGVYCSVIVFSSLLGGWLPSLIRLTHTRMETLISFVGGLMLGIGVFHLLPHAVAEMGSVDRAVWWMMAGILTLFFLIRTFHFHQHGTVELDEDEEHTHDHDCDHHHAHAHVHSHTHSHKLSWVGIALGLALHTLIDGLALGASIIAEQHHEVFLSLFGLGTFLAITLHKPLDAVSITSLMAAGGWSAGWRNAVNIGFALMCPLGALLFFLGVQQFSENQHIIIGCALAFSAGVFICISLGDLLPEMEFHSHNRFRLSFVLLLGIALAYGIGFIEPDHVHHHGSHGADSSNHEAEHSHNHSH; via the coding sequence ATGAAACCGCTCTCTCACTTCAAAAATGACGTTAAACTTACGTTACTCTTAATGACGATTCCTCTCGTTCTGTTTTTGATCGCACCCGGATTTTTTGTTTCGCAACCTACATTGGCGGCTGAACATACTCATCCACATACTGAATCTGAAAACACATCGGAATCATCAACAGTTGCAAATGCGGATACAAAAGCACCAATCAGCATCATGTGGGCTTATACTCTATTGGGTGTTTATTGTAGTGTCATCGTATTCTCTTCCCTGCTGGGTGGGTGGTTACCATCACTCATTCGCTTGACTCACACGCGCATGGAAACGCTGATCAGTTTCGTCGGTGGGCTCATGCTGGGAATTGGCGTATTCCATCTGCTGCCTCACGCCGTAGCTGAAATGGGCTCCGTTGATCGCGCTGTCTGGTGGATGATGGCCGGTATCCTGACACTGTTTTTCCTGATCCGTACCTTCCATTTTCACCAACACGGCACCGTAGAGCTTGACGAGGACGAAGAACACACGCACGATCATGACTGCGACCATCACCACGCTCATGCTCACGTGCACTCACATACGCATTCCCATAAATTGAGTTGGGTCGGTATTGCCTTAGGCTTAGCACTGCACACTCTGATTGACGGGCTGGCTTTGGGTGCGAGTATCATTGCCGAGCAACATCATGAAGTCTTTCTGTCTTTGTTCGGACTGGGAACGTTTCTGGCAATCACATTACATAAACCTCTCGATGCTGTTTCGATCACTTCTTTGATGGCTGCAGGAGGCTGGTCTGCAGGTTGGCGCAATGCCGTGAATATTGGTTTTGCTTTAATGTGCCCATTAGGAGCTTTGTTGTTTTTCCTGGGAGTTCAACAATTTTCGGAAAATCAACATATCATCATCGGATGCGCGCTTGCCTTTTCGGCGGGCGTATTTATCTGTATTTCTCTGGGAGACTTACTGCCGGAAATGGAATTTCATTCGCATAACCGGTTTCGACTCTCCTTTGTGCTACTGCTGGGTATCGCACTCGCATATGGAATTGGTTTCATTGAACCTGACCATGTCCATCACCATGGCAGTCATGGAGCGGATTCTTCAAATCACGAAGCCGAGCACTCACACAATCACAGTCACTAG